One region of Salvia miltiorrhiza cultivar Shanhuang (shh) chromosome 3, IMPLAD_Smil_shh, whole genome shotgun sequence genomic DNA includes:
- the LOC131014433 gene encoding uncharacterized protein LOC131014433 yields MACWSAENATKAYLRTMRMGKSAKEPNGAEFISAMAAGNNAQFMVVACSGAADSTALALLAAAQQTGGRLVCILRGQDELLSSTAALGTNAGNIEFVTGDAKVLLPDCYKESDFIAIDCNLENHEEIISAAVQENGRAHSNTIVLGYNAFCRETWRNSPLRTQLLPIGEGLLLTRVAAAAKRSKSNWIVKVDKCTGEEHVFRVRSSVGRFIRA; encoded by the exons ATGGCTTGCTGGTCTGCTGAAAACGCCACCAAGGCATATCTCAGAACCATGAGAATG GGAAAGAGTGCTAAAGAGCCAAATGGAGCCGAGTTCATCTCAGCCATGGCAGCAGGGAACAATGCTCAATTCATGGTGGTTGCCTGCAGTGGAGCTGCAGATTCCACCGCCCTCGCCCTTCTAGCAGCAGCACAGCAAACCGGGGGGCGCCTCGTCTGTATTCTCCGAGGCCAGGACGAGCTCCTCTCGTCCACAGCCGCCCTCGGCACCAATGCAGGCAACATTGAGTTCGTCACAGGGGACGCCAAGGTGCTCTTGCCGGACTGCTACAAGGAGTCGGACTTCATTGCCATCGACTGCAACCTCGAGAACCACGAGGAGATCATAAGTGCGGCCGTGCAAGAGAATGGCAGGGCTCACAGCAACACCATTGTGCTGGGATACAACGCCTTCTGCAGGGAGACGTGGAGGAACAGCCCCCTGCGCACACAGCTGCTGCCAATCGGAGAAGGACTGCTGCTCACCAGAGTAGCGGCTGCTGCCAAGAGGAGTAAGAGCAACTGGATTGTGAAGGTGGATAAATGCACCGGTGAAGAACATGTCTTCAGAGTCAGATCTTCTGTGGGGAGATTCATCAGAGCTTAA
- the LOC131014435 gene encoding uncharacterized protein LOC131014435 gives MAGWSAENATNAYLRAIKMGERGKEPDTAEFISALVAGTNARLMVVACAGAADCTVLALVAAAHQTGGQVVCILGGGAELQLSRRTLGESAGDVKFVVGNAEFLLASEYREADCVVVDCRIRNCQEILESAIRVGSTAMVLGYNAFCRGFEFDEAHLLPIGEGLLVRRAAATPPRRRSRWVVKVDKFTGEEHVFRVGSKPKF, from the exons ATGGCTGGCTGGTCTGCTGAAAATGCTACTAACGCTTATCTCAGAGCAATAAAAATG GGAGAGAGAGGCAAGGAGCCCGACACGGCGGAGTTCATCTCGGCCCTCGTGGCCGGCACCAACGCTCGTCTCATGGTGGTTGCATGCGCCGGTGCCGCCGACTGCACCGTCTTAGCCCTGGTGGCTGCGGCCCACCAAACTGGCGGCCAGGTGGTGTGCATCCTGGGCGGCGGCGCGGAGCTGCAGCTGTCGAGGCGAACGCTGGGAGAGAGCGCCGGCGATGTGAAGTTCGTGGTCGGAAACGCTGAGTTTCTATTGGCGAGCGAATACAGAGAAGCAGACTGCGTGGTAGTGGATTGCAGAATCAGAAACTGCCAAGAGATTCTAGAAAGTGCGATAAGGGTTGGGAGCACGGCCATGGTTTTGGGGTACAATGCTTTCTGCAGAGGGTTTGAATTTGATGAAGCGCATTTGCTTCCCATAGGGGAAGGGCTGCTGGTGAGGAGGGCCGCCGCcacgccgcctcgccgtcgGAGCCGGTGGGTTGTGAAGGTGGACAAATTCACTGGTGAAGAGCATGTTTTTAGAGTCGGGAGTAAGCCTaagttttga
- the LOC131014436 gene encoding hypersensitive-induced response protein 4, with the protein MGNAYCVLCACVDQASVGVVERWGRFDRLAQPGLHCFNFPGGEYLAGVLSTRIQSLDVKIETKTKDNVFVQLHCSIQYRVIKENADDAFYELQNPEEQIQAYVFDVVRAHVPRMTLDEVFEQKSDVAQAVSEELEKVMGAYGYNIEHILMVDIIPDPSVRKAMNEINAAQRMQLASVYKGEAEKILQVKKAEAEAEAKYLGGVGVARQRQAITDGLRENILNFSDKIEGTSAKEVMDLIMITQYFDTIKDLGNSSKNTTVFIPHGPGHVRDIGEQIRNGMMQGASAQLIDIDQ; encoded by the exons ATGGGGAACGCCTACTGTGTGTTGTGCGCGTGCGTGGACCAAGCTAGCGTAGGAGTCGTCGAGAGGTGGGGGCGCTTCGACCGCCTCGCGCAGCCTGGCCTCCACTGCTTCAACTTCCCCGGCGGCGAATACCTCGCCGGAGTTCTCTCCACCAGGATCCAATCTCTCGACGTCAAAATTGAGACTAAAACTAAG GACAATGTCTTTGTTCAACTGCACTGTTCAATTCAATACAGGGTGATCAAGGAAAATGCAGATGATGCTTTTTATGAATTGCAAAATCCTGAAGAGCAGATTCAAGCTTATGTATTTGATG TGGTCCGAGCTCATGTTCCAAGAATGACTCTGGATGAGGTGTTTGAACAAAAGAGTGATGTAGCTCAAGCAGTTTCAGAGGAACTTGAAAAG GTCATGGGAGCATATGGGTATAACATAGAGCACATATTGATGGTTGACATTATTCCTGACCCCTCTGTGCGGAAAGCAATGAACGAGATTAATGCAG CTCAAAGGATGCAACTTGCTAGTGTATACAAGGGAGAGGCAGAGAAGATTCTCCAGGTGAAGAAAGCAGAAGCAGAAGCTGAAGCCAAGTATCTTGGTGGAGTCGGGGTTGCGAGACAGAGACAGGCAATTACCGATGGGCTTAGGGAGAACATCTTGAACTTCTCGGACAAGATTGAGGGTACTTCAGCAAAGGAGGTTATGGATCTTATCATGATCACCCAGTACTTTGACACGATCAAGGACCTCGGGAATAGCTCAAAGAACACTACAGTTTTCATACCCCATGGTCCTGGTCATGTGCGGGATATCGGTGAACAGATACGTAACGGCATGATGCAGGGAGCAAGTGCACAACTTATTGATATTGATCAGTAA